One window from the genome of Candidatus Abyssobacteria bacterium SURF_5 encodes:
- the tuf gene encoding elongation factor Tu (EF-Tu; promotes GTP-dependent binding of aminoacyl-tRNA to the A-site of ribosomes during protein biosynthesis; when the tRNA anticodon matches the mRNA codon, GTP hydrolysis results; the inactive EF-Tu-GDP leaves the ribosome and release of GDP is promoted by elongation factor Ts; many prokaryotes have two copies of the gene encoding EF-Tu), with product FFTGYRPQFYFRTTDVTGNLALPEGVEMVMPGDNIRIEVELITPIAMEKELRFAIREGGRTVGAGVVSEIVE from the coding sequence GTTTTTCACGGGCTATCGGCCGCAGTTTTACTTCCGCACCACGGACGTGACGGGGAACCTGGCGCTTCCGGAGGGAGTGGAGATGGTGATGCCGGGCGACAACATCCGGATAGAAGTGGAACTGATCACGCCGATCGCGATGGAAAAAGAGCTTCGTTTCGCTATCCGCGAAGGCGGGCGCACCGTCGGAGCCGGCGTCGTCTCTGAGATTGTCGAATAA
- the rpmG gene encoding 50S ribosomal protein L33: MREIVTIACSECKQRNYTTTKDKKKHPEKLELRKYCKFCQTHTSHRETK; this comes from the coding sequence GTGAGAGAAATAGTCACGATTGCCTGCAGCGAATGCAAGCAGCGAAATTATACGACGACCAAGGACAAAAAGAAACACCCGGAAAAACTCGAACTGCGGAAATACTGCAAGTTCTGCCAGACGCATACTTCCCATCGAGAAACTAAATGA
- the secE gene encoding preprotein translocase subunit SecE gives MIQKFVDYVKKVKAEMEKVAWPTRKELTSSTGVVLVLVAIVTVFLAIVDFFLYTIVTRILGL, from the coding sequence ATGATCCAGAAATTTGTTGATTATGTGAAAAAGGTCAAGGCCGAGATGGAAAAGGTAGCATGGCCGACCAGGAAGGAATTAACCAGCTCCACCGGGGTGGTGCTGGTTCTGGTAGCGATCGTAACCGTCTTTCTTGCGATCGTGGATTTCTTCCTTTATACCATTGTTACCCGGATACTCGGCCTGTAA